The DNA window TTGAATTCAGATCTGTATGGGCAAAACTCAAATAGccagaaaaagggaaaaaaaagttCCACAAGGTGTACACCGAATTCCTTTAACACCCACAACAACTTTTGGAATCAAGATCCAACatgagtaaaaaaataaatccgAAAAACAACCATAAAGAATGTAAGAAGAAAAACAGACAGAGAGATTTAGGACATGCCTTTAGATTGCTGCTTCACTTCAGTGTGTGCGAAAAAAATTGGGTGAAACTTGTGGGTTGATAGTGTAGCTTTGATGAGGAATGAGATTCGGATATGAGGAAATGACCATAAAAACCCCCACACATTGGCAGGTGTCCGCTGTTAAACTGTAATAGTAATAAAGAGTACCAACAACTCCCCACTGCCAAATGGAAGTGTCATCATATCGGGGAGATGTTCACACCTGTAACTTGATTCTGGTCAACAGtctttaactttttttccttttttgcttaGGAGATACATCCTACCTGTATTTTTGataaatgacaaaaagaaaTATCTAAGTGAgattttcttttgagttaatacTCTAAACTCCCTAAACTATTCACATTTTATCCATTTAACACTTGAATTATGGGGTACTGTGGTTAACCCCTGAACTATAGACCAGGTGATATGGAGAGTGACAGTCAAAAAGCGCATTCATGTTGACCTAGTACACTCTGTGAGGTCCGGCATTTTCTCCAATTCACCTCGTTTAGTGCATTTCCATTACTTGAATGGAAGCTTATGCAAATTGATTACTTACcttaattttctttctaaaaatcaAAGTTAATATTGGCTGGTAAATTCTACCCAATATagaattatatttaatatttctctTATTTCAGAGAAGATTTTAGTAACGATCGACGCCCTCTTCTTTGAAAGACTTAAGAGACGTTGATTCTCTAAATTACTTGACTTTCATATTCTTCCAACTAATCACTCTTGTAATTCTCATATTATACAATCTGTAATCCTTAAGAGTCTAATCAGTAAAGTGGCCAACTAAATAATTGATAATGTTTAAGTCGTAGGGCTCACAAGTCTATGAATTCAAAGAACACGAGACTCTTACTGTTATTTATTATACACACTAAAGTAACATCGAAAGATTATGTGGTACTTgtcattaaaaaaagaagaagaatctatTTTGAAGCTAATCTTTTACCTTGCATGTTCAAGTCATTTACCTTGTCTTTTAGTTCCCagtaaaaatgatataaatggaAATCAATCAGCTACGTCTTTAAATGAGATTAGAAAAagttatgataaaaataattataatcagAAAGAGATTTAGATGTCTGATGTCTATCGCATTATTTTGAAACACTTCATATCATCTAGTTTGATATTTACATCAAGATTAAGTATCCAAATGAAATTTACACAAATCTAATGATGTGTCTACAAGTATTTGTACTATTTGCattaacaaaaggaaaagagaaaaagaacaaTAAATCTCCCAGATAGTATTCAAGAGTTCTTATGAGCATTTTAATTTGGTAATGAAAACATATAATACTTACGTGAGAAATaggatttcttcttcttttttagaaaagaagattaatGAGCTATATGAGAGTTTTTAAAATCATACTCTGTATGTAAAGGGCCAAAAATGTCCTaacgtatttttttttttttttttgatttgcaccgggtgtccgagtctctttgagccccgactaatcccgggggtgcacaggccctcggcaaggagtttcccgcaagtgcaccacggttaaaATGTCCTAACGTATTGGAAAGGAGAAAAGGCTCAAAATAATCCTATTTCTTTCACATGGAACGCTTATAGTTCCTATTCTTTGAAAAAGTGGTGCACAACACTATAGTGTATTTTAACACAGACTAAATTTCATATGCTTTTCACGCGTTTCTGATCCTAAGTTCTAACCTTCATTCTTCTCTTCCCTCTTTACTAAGACACATGCAGGCAAACATATACATATAGAACTAAAGATATATGTTAGTCTTGTTTGTAACTTCATCTGTTCACTTTCCATAAATTGTAGGCTTCCTCCAAATGAATTGTTCGTGAAAATCATGGATCTTCAACCAAATCAATCTTAGTGAATTTCTTGAAGGGCTACACCTGTGTAGGAAGgtataattgtttaaattgcCTAGAGACATTTTGACAATATTATGTTTCGACAGTCCTTTCACTTTAAGATGTTTAACAGTGTCTTCCTAGTCTTCCCTAGAAAATATTAGTTTCTCACCCACAATTACTTCCAAGTTAATAACTTAGTATGTTCATTATACCAGCAAGGCTTGCTAGCTGTTGTTAACTGATATAGATTCAATCGATTAGGTGATAGTACAAGTCAAAAGCTGTAAATTGAGTTAGCTGTGATAAAATCTCCACGCATGACTAATTTAGcagaaaattaaatattctaCGATCAGTaactctcttcttttttttctctaccAGAAGTTCCCCAACTTTCACATTAAGCTTAGAACTTTCCACAACAAAAATCTAAGAATTCAAATTCAAAGCTTCACATAGAAAGTACTACATAAGATGAAAATTGCCTTGTAAAGAAAACCTACCCAGAACACATAATAGCTCAGAACAGTATGAAAACTACCTGCTCTGAGAAATATGATAGATCTGACCCTTGATTGACATCTTCCTTGAATCAATTCCTCTTCAGAAATATGTCCAAGATGAAATGGAGGTTGGATATGTTCCTTGAAATCTCTATTGGTGAGCATGATATGGTGAACCAAAAAACTACGAGACAGCATAGTGTAAAAGAATTTGCCGGAGAGAGAGCTGTGATAGAATCTACAGACTACAGCCATACTTGtacttggagaagatgaagaagagagGAAACCACAATATAGCTTTCTCCAACAAttgaatgaaattgaaaattaatctacactgaaataatatattaatttttttttacagacTTGGACATGTGATTTTATTGACATGAAATCAAATTGCTGTTGAAGTgcaaaattttatttcatgatTTTAGAATCATGTCATGAAATATCAAATTAGCCACTTTTTTGAGAATTTCATTTcataatttcacatttttctatataaaaattaacaataaatttatattggtaaaaaaaagaatcatcattttgtatttacataatttttacgaaaaatattaaaagagtAATGAAATATTTACAACATATAAACATGATAATATATTTACTAATGATATTGATTGATACACggctcaaaataaaaaatagtacaCTTCAACTCATGTTCAATTTTTACCTAGGTCTTAAAGTATGAAACTCACAAAACTTCCATGAAAGAATAATAACATGTTTAGTtaagtttttaaaaatcaacttaataagaaaaacatttttttcaagtgtttctttttctttcaaaaaaataaaaatacgtTTAAGTGAAAAACAGTGTtcgataaattaattttaaaagccTTTTTAAGCAACTTAGTGCTTcaccaattttcaaaaatcaatttctaaGCAAGTATATAAGTATATATTCTCAAAAGTATTTCCAAATAAGTACTTTGGAAGAAAATCTACTTTTCTCCGTTTTGGAAAACAACTTTTGCTTAtttcaaaaacacttattttctACCAAAGTTTAACCAAATATATCACCTTTTCAATGAGAAAATAAACTATATTTAGCATCCCAAAAGCTTAGCAAATCATAGTATAAGCTTACTATGCTTCGCAATACATATAAAACTGGGTAAAGAATCCACTGTGTACTACAAAAACGCAGAAACGAAAAGCACAAGTTCATAGAAACGCAAAGAACATGAAACCTACACAAGCTTCCACATTTACTCCAGACCTTCAGCTCATGAAGCAATATCTTCTTAAAAGTTGTCAAACTGCAAGAGATTTCACCTCATCCACTTTCCAGAGGTCTTCTTCATACTTATACCACCTCATAAACCCTTGATCATTTAGAGCACGCTGACACATGATGCATGAGTCACTCATGCAGGTTAGGAATTTGTCTAACCTAGATGCTTTTTCAAGAATTGATTCATCCAGCTCGGTCAGAATATTCATCGGTTCAAGTGGAGGATCTTCAGGGTCTTCAGTAATTATGCAATGAGATATGTTGAGCactttcaactttttcaacTCCTCCAAGATAATAGCCAGAGCAGGTTTAGATAACACCGTGCACCTCACACTCAATACTTCCAAGTTTGGAAGAAATGAAGCCAGTGCAGATGCAAACAGCATATCACAGGTCCCCATAATTTTGAGCGCGGAAAAATTTTGGCAACTCCTGCCAATTTCCTCGATGACACGTGCAGGATTATTTATACTTGGCATCGTTAGTGATTCAAGATCTTTCCATATATGAATAGCCCTGCACATTGTTCGCTTTTTAATTTTGTTCCAAGAAGGCATAACTAGGCGTTTAAGCCGTGGACACCTGAAAAAGAGGAGATCTAATTAGCTGTCTTGTTCATTTTCACAGTAATTTTTGCTTCTCTAAGAATAATGGAAAATCATAGGTATCTGATATCTCTGAAACGTTGCTTGCTGTATGGTTTCTTGATTTAACTTATAATTATAATACTATAGAAATATGAAAGTTTATTGGGGGAATACCTCTCGGCAGCAAAAGTCAACTGATTGTCGTTAACATACAAATTGGTATGGAAGATCAATGTTTGTATGTTTCCACGACTGAGGTTCAAGCAAATATTTAGGAGTCCggtcaattttttttcagaCGGACTGTCGACATATACGTACGGCTTCAATGGGAGTCTGATGAAATTCGATTGCAACACGGACAAGTCCAGCGTTTTCCAGAGAAGTGGATCACAACAAGCCAATCGCCATGCACGACAAACTTGAGGAATTGCATATATCAACTGGAAAAGGTCAAAGGACAGGAGT is part of the Solanum stenotomum isolate F172 unplaced genomic scaffold, ASM1918654v1 scaffold11981, whole genome shotgun sequence genome and encodes:
- the LOC125849964 gene encoding F-box/LRR-repeat protein At3g48880-like; amino-acid sequence: MMEFQKKREIEAVVMEKGDSPVRRWEDLDINILVTILLSFDLFQLIYAIPQVCRAWRLACCDPLLWKTLDLSVLQSNFIRLPLKPYVYVDSPSEKKLTGLLNICLNLSRGNIQTLIFHTNLYVNDNQLTFAAERCPRLKRLVMPSWNKIKKRTMCRAIHIWKDLESLTMPSINNPARVIEEIGRSCQNFSALKIMGTCDMLFASALASFLPNLEVLSVRCTVLSKPALAIILEELKKLKVLNISHCIITEDPEDPPLEPMNILTELDESILEKASRLDKFLTCMSDSCIMCQRALNDQGFMRWYKYEEDLWKVDEVKSLAV